ATGTAAACTGATTACAGCTTCTAGCCATGACAAAAATCAGCCGATCTAGTCAACGCTGTACCCTTACGTAAGTCTTCTTACTTCAAGGGGTTCGTCAACGGATCGGCTGAACGGATGTGATAATAATCAAAGCTCTGCTTCTGCTGAATCATCGTCCATTCGATATTCCAAAATATCTCCTGGTTGGCAATCTAATGCTATACATATCGCCTCCAGCGTTGATAACCGAATGGCTTTGGCCTTTCCATTCTTCAGTATTGAAAGATTCGCCATCGTGATCCCGATTCGCTCGGAGAGCTCTGTCACACTCATTTTTCTCTTCGCCAGCATGACATCAATATTTATAATTATGGCCATATTATTCCACCTCAGATGATTAGGTCATTTTCTGATTTAATCTCGATCGCTTCTTGCAT
This sequence is a window from Paenibacillus urinalis. Protein-coding genes within it:
- a CDS encoding helix-turn-helix domain-containing protein, encoding MAIIINIDVMLAKRKMSVTELSERIGITMANLSILKNGKAKAIRLSTLEAICIALDCQPGDILEYRMDDDSAEAEL